In the genome of Planctomyces sp. SH-PL62, the window GCCGGCGGTGGCCACCAGATTGATGAGCGCCAGCGGGATCATCGACTTCCACGCCAGGTCCATCAGCTGGTCGTACCGGAACCGGGGGAGCGTCCAGCGGATCCACATGATGAACAGGATGACCAGGAACACCTTGCCGGTGATGATCCCGACCTTGAGCACCGTGCTGAGCAGGCTGTTCGACTCCGGCGTCAGGCCGAGGAACGGGAGGTGCCAGCCGCCCCAGAACATGATCACGGTGATGAAGCTGATCGTGATGATGTGCAGGTACTCGCCGAGGAAGAACATGCCGAACTTCATCGCCGAGTACTCGGTGTGGAAGCCTCCCACCAGTTCCTGCTCGGACTCGGGAAGGTCGAACGGCAGGCGGTTGGTCTCGGCGAAGGCGCTCGTGAAGAACAGGATGAAGCCCAGCGGCTGGACGAACACGCCCCAGACGTTGTTGCTCTGCCAGGCGATGATCTGGTTCATGTCGAGCGAGCCGGCAATGAGCAGCATCCCCAGGATCGACATCCCCAGCGGGATCTCGTAGCTGATCAGCTGGGCGCTCGACCGCATGCCGCCGATGAACGCGTACTTGTTGTTCGACGCCCAGCCGGCGAGGATCACGCCGTAGACCGCCAGGCTGCCGACCGCCAGTACGTAGAGCAGGCCCATGTCGACGTTGGGGGCGATCTGGAAGTCGATGATCTGGCCCGGGCCGACGGGGCCGAACGGCACGACGGCGAAGCCGATCATCGCCGTCACGATCGCGATCCACGGGGCCAGGATGTAGAGGGGTTTGGTCACGTACTTCGGGACCACGTCCTCCTTGAGCAGCATCTTGGCGCCGTCGGCCAGGGGCTGGAGCAGGGCGGCCGGCAGCCCGAACTGGCTGCCGCAGCGGTTGGGCCCGATCCGGTCCTGCGCGTACGCGGCGACCTTCCGCTCGACGAGGATCAGGTACGCGACCGTCCCCTGAGTCACCCCGACAATCACGAGGATCTTGATGAGGATCCCGATCAACACCCAAATCGTCATAAATTCACCCTTGCCGCATCGTCCCGGAGCCGTCCGACCCGATCAACTTCCGCCCGACCTTCGCCCGACCTCGACTCAACGCGACTTGGCCGCGCCCATCGGCGCGTACCAGGCGTCCACGAACGGCGGCGGCCCGTCCTCGCGGGGGGCCGACGGATCCAGCGGCGCCCCGTACTCGGGGAGCGCCCCCCCCTTCGCCGCGGCGAACGTCGGGGCCGTCTCGGCCAGCTCGGCCAGCACGTCGCCCGACCTCGCAGGCCCGCCCGGGCGGTCGAGCAGGATCGCGAACAGGTCGAGATCCGGCAGCGAGCCGTCGCGGGGCGGGAGCGACGCCTCGGCGTACTGGATCCGGCCGTCCGCATTCACATAGCTGCCGGCCTTCTCGGCGTAGGTGCCGCCGGCGAGGACCACGTCGGCCTTGTGGGCCAGGGCGCTGATGCGGGAGTCCTGGACCACGACGAACCCCACCTTGTCGCGGACGGCCGAGGCGGTCGCCTCGTCGATCCACTCCTCGGGCGAGCCCGACGCGACGTAGAGCGCCCCCACCTCGCCGGCCTCGACCTTCTTGAGGATGTCGTCGTACTCGACGACCGAGCCCTGGACGTGCTCCAAAACCGCCCGAACGCCCCGGACGTTGGGGGCCTTCTCGGCGTGGATGGTGAACGGCCGGGGGACCAGGAAGGTGGTGTCGCCCGAGCGTCCCTCGGTCTTTCCGGGGGTGAAGGTCTGGTCCTCGCCGCGGATCGTCACCGGGCCGACGGCCAGGACGGCGTCGGCGGCGACCCCCTTCAGGTACCGGGCCATCAGGTACGCTTCCTCGACGGTCAGGAAGGGGGAGAGGACGCCGGCGATCCGGCGGCCGTCGACGACGGCCTGCTTGAGCCCCCGATCCACGAGCTTGACCGCCTCGTCGATCGCCACGGCGACGTGGTCGCCGCCCTTGAGGGCGTAGTTCGCCTCGAGCAGGTCTTCGGGGGCGGCGTCGTTCTTGTAGCCGTAGCGGCCCTCGTCGCAGATCCAGTAGTCGTTGACGTGGGGATTGTTCCGGGGCTTGACCCGCCAGACCTTCCCCTTGTTCTCCTCGACGCTGATGTTGCAGCCGGTCGAGCAGCGGGTGCAGACGGAGTCGTGCTTGGAGAGGAACCAGACGCGCTGCTTGTGGAGGAAGTCCTTGTCGAGCAGGGCGCCGACCGGGCAGAGGTCGACGACGTTGCCGGCCAGCGGGTTGTCGTCGAGCGTGACGCCGGGGAAGGTGGCGATCTCGGCGTGGCTCCCCCGGCGGGTGACCTGCAGCTCGGCCGTCTGGGTGATCTCGCGGGTGAACCGGACGCAGCGGGTGCACATGATGCACCGGTCCTGGTTGAGCTGGATCAGGTCCGAGACGTCCTTGCGGGGGTTGACGATCCGCTCCTCGAG includes:
- a CDS encoding molybdopterin-dependent oxidoreductase, with the protein product MATILINGAEYPIPEGEKLNAIQMAKRVGVEIPYYCWHPSLSVVANCRMCEVEVGAKDPKTGEVKMMPKLVPGCQTPAKDGTVLVTDSPKVQEHQRMIMEMLLLNHPLDCPVCDQAGECGLQDYSYHHGQSTHRFLEERIVNPRKDVSDLIQLNQDRCIMCTRCVRFTREITQTAELQVTRRGSHAEIATFPGVTLDDNPLAGNVVDLCPVGALLDKDFLHKQRVWFLSKHDSVCTRCSTGCNISVEENKGKVWRVKPRNNPHVNDYWICDEGRYGYKNDAAPEDLLEANYALKGGDHVAVAIDEAVKLVDRGLKQAVVDGRRIAGVLSPFLTVEEAYLMARYLKGVAADAVLAVGPVTIRGEDQTFTPGKTEGRSGDTTFLVPRPFTIHAEKAPNVRGVRAVLEHVQGSVVEYDDILKKVEAGEVGALYVASGSPEEWIDEATASAVRDKVGFVVVQDSRISALAHKADVVLAGGTYAEKAGSYVNADGRIQYAEASLPPRDGSLPDLDLFAILLDRPGGPARSGDVLAELAETAPTFAAAKGGALPEYGAPLDPSAPREDGPPPFVDAWYAPMGAAKSR
- the nuoH gene encoding NADH-quinone oxidoreductase subunit NuoH, which gives rise to MTIWVLIGILIKILVIVGVTQGTVAYLILVERKVAAYAQDRIGPNRCGSQFGLPAALLQPLADGAKMLLKEDVVPKYVTKPLYILAPWIAIVTAMIGFAVVPFGPVGPGQIIDFQIAPNVDMGLLYVLAVGSLAVYGVILAGWASNNKYAFIGGMRSSAQLISYEIPLGMSILGMLLIAGSLDMNQIIAWQSNNVWGVFVQPLGFILFFTSAFAETNRLPFDLPESEQELVGGFHTEYSAMKFGMFFLGEYLHIITISFITVIMFWGGWHLPFLGLTPESNSLLSTVLKVGIITGKVFLVILFIMWIRWTLPRFRYDQLMDLAWKSMIPLALINLVATAGVVQLVRTYWN